A genomic region of Drosophila kikkawai strain 14028-0561.14 chromosome X, DkikHiC1v2, whole genome shotgun sequence contains the following coding sequences:
- the LOC108080031 gene encoding microfibril-associated glycoprotein 4 isoform X2 yields the protein MSQMLQLDALVMAMACLSTTQTDLGGGLMVPPSLENASSISCPVPTVSGLSTRIQTLNKEIASVKEQIGSLQEQLADLRRTGGPPVVALASPTLGSRFLDVQPQLLGPGIPAPATGTPENCMKQQHGVVRIRPRQNAEPFFVFCDQKVRDGGWTLVVNRNNGNEAFNRNWADYKIGFGPLTGEFFIGLDKLHEITSSDNYELLVQLQNRKQELRYALYDHFSIGSESEQYRLNVLGKYQGDAADGLRPHTGKKFSTQDKDNDESEENCAAVQSGAFWYGSSCNLSNPFGVYQRTLERDLDGYKGILWRGFLDGPKGSLKIVRMMVRPRGDS from the exons ATGTCGCAGATGCTGCAGCTGGACGCCTTGGTCATGGCCATGGCCTGTCTATCCACCACGCAAACGGACCTGGGCGGCGGTCTGATGGTGCCTCCGTCCCTGGAAAATGCC AGCTCCATCAGCTGTCCTGTACCCACTGTGAGTGGCCTCTCCACTCGGATTCAGACTCTAAACAAGGAAATAGCCAGTGTCAAGGAGCAGATTGGCAGCCTGCAGGAGCAATTGGCGGATCTTAGGAGGACAGGGGGTCCGCCAGTGGTGGCACTGGCTTCGCCCACCCTGGGCTCCCGCTT CTTGGATGTACAGCCCCAGCTGCTGGGCCCCGGCATTCCCGCTCCTGCCACCGGTACGCCGGAGAACTGCATGAAGCAGCAGCATGGCGTAGTCCGTATCCGACCCCGCCAGAATGCCGAACCCTTCTTCGTGTTCTGCGACCAGAAAGTGCGCGACGGCGGCTGGACTTTGGTGGTGAATCGCAACAACGGCAACGAGGCCTTCAATCGCAATTGGGCAGACTACAAGATCGGCTTTGGCCCCCTCACAGGCGAGTTCTTCATCGGTCTGGACAAGCTGCACGAGATCACCAGCAGCGACAACTATGAGCTGCTGGTCCAGCTCCAAAACCGCAAGCAGGAGCTGCGTTACGCGCTCTACGACCACTTCAGCATCGGCAGCGAGTCGGAGCAGTACCGGCTGAATGTCCTGGGCAAGTATCAGGGCGATGCAGCCGATGGCCTGCGCCCGCACACCGGTAAGAAGTTCAGCACCCAGGACAAAGACAACGACGAGAGCGAGGAGAACTGTGCGGCAGTGCAGTCGGGAGCCTTTTGGTATGGCAGCAGCTGCAACCTCAG CAATCCCTTTGGCGTGTATCAACGCACTCTGGAGCGGGATTTGGATGGCTACAAGGGTATCCTGTGGCGCGGCTTCCTGGACGGACCCAAGGGTTCCCTGAAAATAGTTCGCATGATGGTGCGACCACGTGGTGAttcgtaa
- the LOC108080038 gene encoding fibrinogen-like protein A yields MALETLVTALACLSTATMNSTEKPLSVIMRNSAEPFLMAENDSGSCPASTLGALTARIQFMTDELQNLRKELNELQDLVEEFKTQPSDGYPLEARILRPFPGLQNLPPAAPVDDIPRSCHDEKHGQVRIRIAQDMDPFFVSCDQKERDGGWLVIAYRYDGSEDFNRDWETYKAGFGSLNTEFFIGLEKLHRLTNSEHHELLVIMRNKKGEERFAIYDHFSIGSESEKYLLYVLGTYKGDAGDSLRYHAGKKFTTFDQDNDDNGQNCARTHAGAWWYGRECVQSNLFGTFQSKYGHEIGFFKGILWKPFLTGPNGSLSYVRMLIRPIKKATP; encoded by the exons ATGGCTCTGGAGACGCTCGTCACGGCCTTGGCCTGCCTCAGCACCGCCACGATGAACTCCACGGAAAAGCCACTTTCTGTGATAATGAGAAATTCAGCGGAACCCTTTCTGATGGCTGAGAAT GATTCTGGAAGTTGTCCTGCGAGCACATTGGGAGCCCTGACAGCCCG TATTCAATTCATGACCGATGAGTTGCAAAATCTAAGGAAGGAACTGAACGAGCTGCAGGACTTGGTTGAGGAGTTCAAAACGCAGCCCAGTGATGGGTATCCCCTGGAGGCCAGAAT ACTCCGCCCATTTCCTGGCCTCCAGAACCTGCCACCGGCTGCGCCCGTCGACGACATACCCCGGAGTTGCCACGACGAGAAGCATGGCCAGGTGAGAATCAGGATAGCCCAGGACATGGATCCCTTCTTCGTCAGCTGTGACCAGAAGGAGCGCGACGGTGGCTGGCTGGTGATTGCCTACAGGTACGATGGTAGCGAGGACTTTAACCGCGACTGGGAGACCTACAAGGCTGGCTTTGGGTCCTTGAATACGGAGTTCTTCATTGGCCTGGAAAAGCTGCATCGCCTGACCAACAGTGAGCACCACGAGCTGCTGGTAATCATGCGCAACAAGAAGGGGGAGGAGCGCTTTGCCATCTACGATCACTTTAGCATTGGCAGCGAGTCGGAGAAGTATCTCCTGTATGTGCTGGGGACCTACAAGGGCGATGCCGGAGACTCGTTGCGCTACCATGCCGGCAAGAAGTTCACCACCTTTGACCAGGACAATGACGACAATGGTCAGAACTGTGCCAGGACCCATGCAGGAGCCTGGTGGTACGGCCGGGAGTGTGTACAGAG CAACCTCTTTGGCACCTTTCAGTCCAAGTATGGCCACGAGATAGGCTTCTTCAAGGGCATCCTGTGGAAGCCGTTCCTGACGGGGCCAAACGGATCCCTCAGCTATGTCCGCATGCTCATTCGGCCAATCAAGAAGGCCACTCCATAA
- the LOC108080032 gene encoding uncharacterized protein isoform X3 — MMMKCSKSRVLLLLALLSASLTLSLGAPAPQQVNVELESALQDSSEPDLNPINAESHGPRRRRAGGKDLSDAAEIQSDASLELPSELLNKSLLTVTNISKSLSRLILNSARRYSRFVLFFKPVFGDALVVKGSEDPTTTTTVRTTTTTEEAADKLNEI; from the exons ATGATGATGAAGTGTTCCAAGAGCCGCGTCCTATTGCTGCTGGCCCTTCTATCGGCCTCGTTGACGCTATCGCTAGGCGCCCCAGCCCCCCAGCAGGTCAATGTGGAGCTGGAGTCTGCCCTGCAGGACAGCAGTGAGCCGGATCTGAATCCCATCAATGCCGAG AGCCACGGCCCCAGGCGTCGGAGGGCAGGGGGCAAGGATCTGAGTGATGCCGCCGAAATCCAGAGCGATGCCTCCCTGGAGCTGCCCTCGGAGCTGCTCAACAAATCCTTGCTGACGGTGACCAATATCTCCAAGTCGCTGTCCCGCTTGATTCTG AACTCTGCCCGCCGCTACTCCCGCTTTGTGCTCTTCTTTAAGCCCGTTTTTGGTGATGCTTTGGTGGTCAAGGGCTCTGAGGATCCCACCACAACCACCACAGTTCGCACCACCACGACCACCGAAGAGGCGGCCGACAAGCTCAACGAGAtctaa
- the LOC108080031 gene encoding microfibril-associated glycoprotein 4 isoform X1: MSQMLQLDALVMAMACLSTTQTDLGGGLMVPPSLENASSISCPVPTVSGLSTRIQTLNKEIASVKEQIGSLQEQLADLRRTGGPPVVALASPTLGSRLPSASLDVQPQLLGPGIPAPATGTPENCMKQQHGVVRIRPRQNAEPFFVFCDQKVRDGGWTLVVNRNNGNEAFNRNWADYKIGFGPLTGEFFIGLDKLHEITSSDNYELLVQLQNRKQELRYALYDHFSIGSESEQYRLNVLGKYQGDAADGLRPHTGKKFSTQDKDNDESEENCAAVQSGAFWYGSSCNLSNPFGVYQRTLERDLDGYKGILWRGFLDGPKGSLKIVRMMVRPRGDS; encoded by the exons ATGTCGCAGATGCTGCAGCTGGACGCCTTGGTCATGGCCATGGCCTGTCTATCCACCACGCAAACGGACCTGGGCGGCGGTCTGATGGTGCCTCCGTCCCTGGAAAATGCC AGCTCCATCAGCTGTCCTGTACCCACTGTGAGTGGCCTCTCCACTCGGATTCAGACTCTAAACAAGGAAATAGCCAGTGTCAAGGAGCAGATTGGCAGCCTGCAGGAGCAATTGGCGGATCTTAGGAGGACAGGGGGTCCGCCAGTGGTGGCACTGGCTTCGCCCACCCTGGGCTCCCGCTT ACCTTCCGCCAGCTTGGATGTACAGCCCCAGCTGCTGGGCCCCGGCATTCCCGCTCCTGCCACCGGTACGCCGGAGAACTGCATGAAGCAGCAGCATGGCGTAGTCCGTATCCGACCCCGCCAGAATGCCGAACCCTTCTTCGTGTTCTGCGACCAGAAAGTGCGCGACGGCGGCTGGACTTTGGTGGTGAATCGCAACAACGGCAACGAGGCCTTCAATCGCAATTGGGCAGACTACAAGATCGGCTTTGGCCCCCTCACAGGCGAGTTCTTCATCGGTCTGGACAAGCTGCACGAGATCACCAGCAGCGACAACTATGAGCTGCTGGTCCAGCTCCAAAACCGCAAGCAGGAGCTGCGTTACGCGCTCTACGACCACTTCAGCATCGGCAGCGAGTCGGAGCAGTACCGGCTGAATGTCCTGGGCAAGTATCAGGGCGATGCAGCCGATGGCCTGCGCCCGCACACCGGTAAGAAGTTCAGCACCCAGGACAAAGACAACGACGAGAGCGAGGAGAACTGTGCGGCAGTGCAGTCGGGAGCCTTTTGGTATGGCAGCAGCTGCAACCTCAG CAATCCCTTTGGCGTGTATCAACGCACTCTGGAGCGGGATTTGGATGGCTACAAGGGTATCCTGTGGCGCGGCTTCCTGGACGGACCCAAGGGTTCCCTGAAAATAGTTCGCATGATGGTGCGACCACGTGGTGAttcgtaa
- the LOC108080032 gene encoding uncharacterized protein isoform X1, with the protein MMMKCSKSRVLLLLALLSASLTLSLGAPAPQQVNVELESALQDSSEPDLNPINAEEVLVGQERNKRKLPDATFEAKNAVLGFVFGKIDNFLDTKTRVIEQLDRANIEKNKQWDIKSPVPIKDFQTLITAVVSPKIRSLGNIANDLTTGVLTTITAFSGSSSGNGNPNAGLGNVVSKFLGFSGPILQGSSGGTGGLAGVTTPAPDSDEAGY; encoded by the exons ATGATGATGAAGTGTTCCAAGAGCCGCGTCCTATTGCTGCTGGCCCTTCTATCGGCCTCGTTGACGCTATCGCTAGGCGCCCCAGCCCCCCAGCAGGTCAATGTGGAGCTGGAGTCTGCCCTGCAGGACAGCAGTGAGCCGGATCTGAATCCCATCAATGCCGAG GAGGTGTTAGTTGGCCAAGAGCgcaacaaaagaaaactgCCCGATGCCACGTTCGAGGCCAAGAACGCCGTGCTCGGCTTCGTCTTTGGC aaaatcGACAACTTCCTGGACACCAAGACGCGGGTAATCGAGCAGCTGGACCGCGCCAACATCGAGAAGAACAAGCAGTGGGACATCAAGTCGCCGGTGCCCATCAAGGACTTCCAGACTTTGATCACTGCCGTCGTCTCGCCAAAGATCCGTTCGCTGGGCAACATTGCCAACGATCTCACCACCGGCGTGCTCACCACCATCACTGCTTTTAGTGGCTCCTCCTCCGGAAATGGCAATCCCAACGCTGGACTGGGCAATGTGGTGTCCAAGTTCCTTGGCTTCTCGGGACCGATCCTGCAGGGCTCCTCGGGCGGAACCGGCGGCCTGGCCGGCGTCACGACACCCGCTCCCGACTCGGATGAGGCGGGCTATTAG
- the LOC108080032 gene encoding uncharacterized protein isoform X2, which yields MMMKCSKSRVLLLLALLSASLTLSLGAPAPQQVNVELESALQDSSEPDLNPINAEQSHGPRRRRAGGKDLSDAAEIQSDASLELPSELLNKSLLTVTNISKSLSRLILNSARRYSRFVLFFKPVFGDALVVKGSEDPTTTTTVRTTTTTEEAADKLNEI from the exons ATGATGATGAAGTGTTCCAAGAGCCGCGTCCTATTGCTGCTGGCCCTTCTATCGGCCTCGTTGACGCTATCGCTAGGCGCCCCAGCCCCCCAGCAGGTCAATGTGGAGCTGGAGTCTGCCCTGCAGGACAGCAGTGAGCCGGATCTGAATCCCATCAATGCCGAG CAGAGCCACGGCCCCAGGCGTCGGAGGGCAGGGGGCAAGGATCTGAGTGATGCCGCCGAAATCCAGAGCGATGCCTCCCTGGAGCTGCCCTCGGAGCTGCTCAACAAATCCTTGCTGACGGTGACCAATATCTCCAAGTCGCTGTCCCGCTTGATTCTG AACTCTGCCCGCCGCTACTCCCGCTTTGTGCTCTTCTTTAAGCCCGTTTTTGGTGATGCTTTGGTGGTCAAGGGCTCTGAGGATCCCACCACAACCACCACAGTTCGCACCACCACGACCACCGAAGAGGCGGCCGACAAGCTCAACGAGAtctaa